In Glandiceps talaboti chromosome 4, keGlaTala1.1, whole genome shotgun sequence, a single window of DNA contains:
- the LOC144433545 gene encoding ras and EF-hand domain-containing protein homolog isoform X2 — protein MSEERIENLFEACDLNGSGYIEEDDFQALCGDLKLQDGELDEVFHELDRDGDGKISIDDFTKGFQSVQSLFFRKRAVSSSTTNSPQPTNNNQYSPDAAWDSFYYEYGNDLTQLSSQEQVCELYQQLHASDVPQLLALFETIILGVTKDMRSHQSEVARLEKSLRRTNDIHQDHLKQLEDEMDAQMLRLEQRIRKEERESSELDKLEMRRQLEGEITELQANLKRFHKIENRFNKDNGRDELVNGLRKQCETMMQENRHLKSNLTESQTNLFILQSELATRQSEFEEQQGEISNGKSTLNDYEQEQENLTRQLHLLQDANKKLQDTNDDLRAALEASKQLHKNSKSTRRSLKNFNQGSFMSDYIDEEVPNEYTQESDVASGTQQNDNNPSTQLLPQSKRGSLMLGTDIAQRKRSRSSKQSSRSSSMDEEALAACDPGMRTVSPYQQTMDYDNWDVDSGNSTMRDPYEDSEYEANSLDEELRLSSPTMLRNEDEQLNSIAETDASRDGSMETDITVVRAHMATEVSMSPKRVSPTPSHKSTDSRSSRSSRPGSGKRRALPTTPLRPITPSNAPPERMYKIVMAGDAAVGKSSFILRLCKGIFHNNLNSTLGVDFQMKTLEVDGKVTSLQLWDTAGQERFRSIAKSYFRRADGVLMVYDVTCERSFLNVRDWMQAVEDGSQKELPIMLCGNKIDIRNQVMATGKRCISTEDGERLAKSYRATFLETSAKDGDNIIEAVTELARRLHETEDLEVKAAGLTLDDQSKIKEESKCCNF, from the exons ATGAGCGAAGAACGGATTGAAAATTTGTTCGAGGCCTGCGACTTAAACGGCAGTGGGTACATAGAAGAGGACGATTTTCAAGCACTATGTGGGGACCTGAAACTACAGGACGGAGAATTAGACGAAGTTTTCCACGAACTCGATCGAGACGGAGACGGAAAAATTAGTATCGATGACTTTACAAAAGGATTTCAGAGTGTTCAAAGTTTATTTTTCCGTAAACGTGCTGTCTCTAGTAGTACGACGAATTCTCCACAGCCAACGAATAATAATCAGTATTCTCCCGATGCGGCATGGGATTCATTTTATTATGAGTATGGGAACGATCTGACACAATTATCAAG CCAAGAACAAGTATGTGAGTTATATCAGCAACTACATGCATCAGATGTACCTCAACTACTGGCCTTGTTTGAGACGATCATACTTGGTGTAACGAAGGACATGAGGTCCCATCAGTCAGAAGTTGCGAGATTAGAGAAATCATTACGAAG GACAAATGATATCCACCAAGATCATCTCAAACAGTTGGAAGATGAAATGGATGCACAGATGCTTCGATTAGAACAAAGAATACGCAAAGAG GAGAGGGAAAGCTCAGAACTTGACAAATTAGAAATGCGACGACAACTAGAAGGTGAGATCACCGAGTTGCAGGCCAACTTAAAACGATTTCACAAG ATTGAAAATAGATTTAATAAGGACAATGGTAGAGACGAACTAGTCAATGGTCTTAGGAAGCAATGTGAAACTATGATGCAGGAAAATCGACATTTGAAGAGTAATCTAACAGAATCCCAGACAAATCTTTTCATACTACAGAGTGAACTAGCCACAAGACAGTCTGAATTCGAAGAACAGCAAGGCGAGATATCAAA cgGAAAATCAACCTTGAATGATTATGAACAAGAGCAAGAAAACCTGACAAGGCAGCTACACTTGCTACA agatGCAAATAAAAAACTACAGGACACAAATGATGATCTGAGGGCGGCGCTGGAAGCCAGTAAACAGTTACACAAA AACTCAAAGTCGACAAGGAGATCACTGAAAAATTTCAACCAAGGTTCCTTTATGAGTGACTACATCGACGAAGAAGTTCCCAACGAATA CACACAAGAATCAGACGTTGCCAGTGGGACACAACAGAATGATAATAATCCTAGTACTCAGTTACTACCACAATCAAAACGAGGCTCATTAATGCTAGGAACAGATATAGCCCAACG CAAACGATCCCGGAGCAGCAAACAGTCGTCGCGATCTTCGTCCATGGATGAGGAGGCGTTAGCGGCATGTGATCCTGGCATGAGGACAGTGTCACCGTACCAACAAACAATGGACTATGACAATTGGGATGTTG ATTCTGGTAATTCAACCATGAGGGACCCTTACGAAGATTCTGAGTACGAGGCTAATAGTTTAGATGAAGAACTTCGACTTAGTAGTCCAACTATGCTCCGGAACGAGGATGAACAATTGAACTCCATAGCAGAGACAGAT GCGTCTCGCGATGGAAGTATGGAGACAGATATTACAGTTGTCCGGGCGCACATGGCGACAGAAGTTTCCATGTCACCGAAAAGAGTAAGTCCCACACCGAGTCATAAAAGTACGGACTCACGATCCTCACGATCCTCACGACCCGGAAGCGGAAAAAGAAGAGCACTGCCAACAACACCACTGAGG CCGATCACACCAAGTAACGCACCACCTGAAAGGATGTACAAGATTGTGATGGCCGGAGATGCTGCCGTTGGAAAATCTAGTTTTATTCTTAGACTTTGTAAGGGTATTTTCCACAACAATCTCAATTCAACCTTAG GAGTTGATTTCCAAATGAAGACTTTGGAAGTTGACGGTAAAGTGACGTCATTGCAGTTATGGGATACTGCTGGTCAGGAGCGTTTCCGAAGTATTGCAAAGTCGTATTTCCGTCGTGCAGACGGTGTGTTGATGGTGTATGACGTCACGTGTGAAAGGTCATTCCTCAACGTCAGAGACTGGATGCAGGCTGTTGAG GATGGATCACAGAAAGAGTTACCCATCATGCTTTGTGGTAATAAGATTGACATTCGTAATCAAGTGATGGCTACTGGAAAGCGATGTATCAGTACAGAAGATGGAGAGAGACTTGCAAAG TCGTATAGAGCCACGTTTTTAGAGACTAGTGCTAAGGATGGGGATAATATAATAGAAGCTGTCACAGAACTTGCCAG GCGTCTTCATGAAACAGAAGATTTAGAAGTAAAAGCTGCCGGCTTGACCTTAGATGATCAGTCAAAGATTAAAGAAGAGAGCAAGTGCTGTAATTTTTAA